Part of the Porites lutea chromosome 14, jaPorLute2.1, whole genome shotgun sequence genome, ACTTTTTGAGGGATATAAACATGATGAGTTATCTGTGATGACACCAAAGACGATTTACGATGGGAATcccagaaaataaataacaaatttcACTAGAACCTGCGTCTGtgaaacacaggtaaaattctgaaaatttcatgtgcaaGATGccaatttgtgaaattttgtcatttttattcgAACTCCCATAAATAATTATCTTTGGTGTTATTGCAGAAAACCAATTACAtatatagcccttgaaaaatgaatGCGATATTCTGgtaaaaggcttttttttttttttacactgggATTTTAAATTTACTTAATTTCTTGATGGATTCCATCATAATACGATGTAAAGAATAATGAACTTGACAATTAGCTTTCCTTCACCATCAACCCAGCGATTGATGTTGGCCACATCGTGCCCCCACATCTCTCCTTCCTTCAGTGTAGTCGTCGAGAGAATATGAGTTATTTCCTCCACCTCTCCGGGCGACAACACAATTCTATCGATAAAAAAAAGACGTGAAAAGTTCGTGAAAAGTCACAAAGCAAAACGCGTATAACAGTGAGCAGTTCGTCTGAGACACGATGTATTGAGAATGTccaatttaattgttttatctttcctttttatGGACTTATAACTTGATGACCGGTTCATAGTAAATTATATATGAAAACGGTCCAACACTAAAATCAGAACTGGCGGTTTAGTTTTTTCTTCAGGCAACATTCATCAACCTTCTTTTGTTCGTCAGTACATACGGAGTCCTCCTACCTGAGCTCCACTCTAGCTGGGAAGGGTGCGGCGACCAGCTGTATAAATAATTTGAGATCTTGCGTTAAAACGGCCCTCCACTTGTGGCCATTTGGTGTAGTCCATTCACCGCTGGTAAGTGGCCCTTCATTCTTATCTACTAAGTCTCTCATTCGCGTTGGGAAGTCTTCCACAGTCCACCGGAAAGAATGAACCGACTGCTCTTGTTCTTGCCATTGCTCTGCGAACCCCTTTACAATCATAAATGCGACACTCAGTTCCAAGTTAATACTACCTAATTATTCAGATATTAGTACATAATTTAAACTTCCATTAAGTGTCGAAACTCAATCCAGCAATCAGTCGTCCCCTTCTAtatggttgttggtgcgcttggtacagtaaAGAAGAGCATGGTAGACAACATCAAGAAAGTGAAGAAGAGAGCTAATGTGACAGAGGTCCAAAAGATCTGCGTTCTGGTATCTACGCGAATCCTCGGGAGGGTGCATAGCGTATTAACAGATTTTTTTACTCAATTGACTGATGCTATAGCTGCTTAGTTTGCCCCCGGCTGAAACACAAAAAGAGCACCAGAAAAGACTTTTACAATATAGACAATTttataatcataataataataattgttattattatgatgatgacgatgatgatgatgatgatgatgatgatgatgatgatgataatgatgatgattaggATAGCCAAACAGCAATCTTTTCGGTCCCTTATACCAACGTGCAATTGTTACACTTTTCTAACATACCAAGTATATGCATGCAcgctaaaaacaagaaaaatgttgatttttgtACCTTTTCATTAATTAGAGCTCTCAGTCTCTGTATTTCCCCAAATTGCAGGGCGCTATGGGACGTGGCTGCATTGAATTGGTGAGCCTCCATGTCTTCTTTGGTAAAAATTCGTGTGCAACCAGGCACTATACATTTGGCTGCCTTCTTTACACAAGTATGCTGGTGCATGGTCACATGGGCTCTGCAACATAAAATTATCATGCGCGCACGTTACGTTCCATGTAGTTAACTTGTAGTAGCGTATAGTAGTCGAATTTCGTGTGTAACAGTTTTCATTTGCCCTGAAGAAGACTGATTTGTGCGGTCGAAATATGTGTTCCCAATAATTGTGTAATTTCTTTACTTCTGTTTTATATGTTTATTAACATCTATTGATAAATGATCCTTGGTGAAGTTTATTATATAGGTGCATATATATAGATCTTTCATACCTAGGCAACTTTGTGCCACATCCAAGGGGACAATCCACTCTACTGTAATTGCACCCCTCAGTTTCATGATCTTGCTGGTTGGCCATTCGCACAAGAGTCCTGCAGCCCAGACACTCGAGTTTTCTAAATTGGCAGCCACCCTGATGCCTTTCGATTTCCTCCCTTGTACTCACGTTCGGACACCCTTCGTGAGGGCAACTCGCCACCGCTTTTGGGCAATTCTTCCCGTGTTCTCGAGCCTCGTCAAGTGTACCCTTCCACTGACAATCCCTATTGCAGCACTCCAGTTTCAGACCCCTGGTCAACTTGTCCAGGCTGACATTGAGGTGTAGCTCATCAAGGTGGAACGGTTGACGGCAAACCGGGCATGGACCTCTTGAGGCTGATGTATTACTTGACAGACTAATGATACTATTCAGGCAGTCCATACACCGAGAGTGGCCACATCTCAAAGTGACTGGTTTCATCATGACCTTTAAACTATAATAATTGGAATTTATTGCTTAGTATTTAatatctttctttatttattattttcttcttcttctttttcaaatgattgccGTGTGGGGCCCTGAAGAAGACTCTTGTTTGAGAATGAAATTCTTACATTGACAGGATCATATATTTCATAAAACGTGCATCGCATTTAGCCAATAAACCTGATTCCTGGAATATTCTCAAATGCAATTGCTATTTGGACCTAACCTAGGACCCCTAAATCAAAAATTCATTGATCCGctgtttttctcctttcccGCACCTCGTAGTTTATCTTTTACCCGGGAGTTTTTACTTTCACCATCCTGTGAaatctgaaatgtaaacattgatgTTTCTCTCTGCAGCGCGAAAGAGACCCGTTTAAAAGGCCAATTTGTCTTTACGCTATCGTCGTGTTAGCGAAAAAGGAAACCTTCTTTGCCCTTTTTTCGAGGATTTTTTCACGTAGGAATAGCCCGCGataaactgcaaaacagtccgtttGTGTACGCGAGAGCAGTCAAACAGAAGGTCTGGAACAAGGCTGGAAACAGacagcgagactggggagagactcGCCCCACACGCCCAAGgggtgaggctcgcgcgcttttacgccacgctttaccgatttctctACTGATTTTTGCGTGAAAGGTCGCCCGTACTTCCACTTCTCGTTtatcagcactttttatcttgtcTGAATTTAATTTGCGTGACtatgcgttaacgtgcgtagccataAATGGCGGTTTGCGAGGAGAAACGTCAGGTTATTTATCACAGTAAAAGTATCCCTGTGAGACGGCGCCTACAATAGCTGGAGCGCCTAGTGCTTGAAATGCCCCCATGCCCACGCCATTGCATTTTACCACCGACAAGAACGtttataaaaatttttttagtcgagcttgcttggagataagaTATGAAACAAGGAGGTGATTAATTCTTCAGAAAAATCATCCACgggtatatatatatttcccTTCACGTTTTAATTTTATGAGACTAGTTTTAGGTTGCCATACAGACGTTCTAAAAAATCACCGAGGATACTATTTTCgtaggataaaattaaaaagaaagacaaattaaacatACGGAGAGTAGCCGTCATTAACGCATTTCACTTTTAGTGACACTTTTTTTCGGGAGTGGAGTTTAGTTCAGTTTCAAGGACAGTTTAC contains:
- the LOC140925219 gene encoding uncharacterized protein, with amino-acid sequence MIILCCRAHVTMHQHTCVKKAAKCIVPGCTRIFTKEDMEAHQFNAATSHSALQFGEIQRLRALINEKGFAEQWQEQEQSVHSFRWTVEDFPTRMRDLVDKNEGPLTSGEWTTPNGHKWRAVLTQDLKLFIQLVAAPFPARVELRIVLSPGEVEEITHILSTTTLKEGEMWGHDVANINRWVDGEGKLIVKFIILYIVL